In Deinococcus aerius, the following are encoded in one genomic region:
- a CDS encoding YybH family protein, whose protein sequence is MSQPSITEADLVALIERVSQAAGAYIRGDLRRYLTLIRHADDYTLMAPYGGPVTRGFDASPERLEATARTFQGGEATLEVDAAYSSGDLAVLVGVERQYGRVGGLPDQDWSLRVTLIFRREETSWRLVHRHADPLVHAIPLDQLAALARG, encoded by the coding sequence ATGTCGCAACCCAGCATCACCGAAGCGGACCTGGTCGCCCTCATAGAGCGCGTGTCCCAGGCGGCCGGGGCCTACATCCGGGGAGACCTGCGCCGCTACCTCACCCTGATTCGGCACGCCGACGACTACACGTTGATGGCGCCGTACGGCGGCCCCGTGACGCGCGGCTTCGATGCCTCGCCGGAGCGCCTGGAGGCGACGGCGCGCACCTTTCAGGGGGGTGAAGCGACGCTGGAGGTGGACGCCGCCTACAGCTCGGGCGACCTCGCGGTCCTCGTCGGCGTGGAACGCCAATATGGACGGGTGGGCGGACTGCCGGACCAGGACTGGTCCCTGCGCGTGACCCTGATCTTTCGCCGTGAGGAAACCAGTTGGAGGCTGGTGCACCGGCATGCGGACCCGCTGGTCCACGCCATTCCTCTGGACCAGCTCGCGGCGCTCGCCCGGGGTTGA
- a CDS encoding serine hydrolase domain-containing protein, whose translation MFRRDPLRAALSGVEGVLGQDLRPALPLLRLALRRGGVLGVARGGRAALAGVGGVPEGGVFELASVTKPFTAALAGVLVREGRLGWDQPLSTLGGPWRGFPGFVTPRALATHTAGLPPHPARIIVTSLTRFQDPYGGMSARDVLASARRWANRRAAGRFAYSNLGMGVLALALADVSGEPLGAAGYARALARHVTEPLGLGSVTLTPPSARLVIPVPTLFGEGVTGFGPLAGAGGLFGTGADLLTFAAAHLDGHLGEDWRAVTRPPGLPPHLTAVAPGWFESRGVWWHDGVARGTRTALGFRPADGAAAVLLVRGGLPLLGLRGAVPMGLLALLRA comes from the coding sequence ATGTTCCGCCGTGACCCCCTGCGCGCCGCCCTGTCCGGGGTCGAGGGGGTGCTGGGCCAGGACCTGCGCCCCGCCCTACCCCTGCTGCGGCTGGCCCTGCGGCGCGGCGGGGTTCTGGGCGTGGCGCGGGGGGGAAGGGCGGCGCTGGCCGGGGTGGGCGGCGTGCCCGAGGGCGGCGTCTTTGAGCTGGCGAGCGTCACCAAGCCCTTCACGGCGGCGCTGGCGGGCGTCCTTGTGCGGGAGGGTCGGCTGGGCTGGGATCAGCCCCTGTCCACCCTGGGAGGGCCATGGCGCGGCTTTCCCGGATTCGTGACGCCCCGCGCCCTGGCGACGCACACGGCGGGGCTGCCGCCCCATCCGGCGCGGATCATCGTCACCAGCCTCACCCGTTTTCAGGACCCCTACGGCGGGATGAGCGCGCGGGACGTGCTGGCGAGCGCGCGGCGCTGGGCGAATCGGCGCGCGGCGGGCCGCTTCGCCTACTCCAACCTGGGGATGGGGGTCCTGGCGCTGGCCCTCGCAGACGTTTCGGGAGAACCCCTCGGCGCGGCGGGCTACGCACGAGCCTTAGCCCGGCACGTGACAGAACCGCTGGGGCTGGGCAGCGTGACCCTCACGCCCCCATCCGCGCGGCTGGTCATCCCCGTCCCCACCCTGTTCGGCGAGGGGGTCACCGGCTTCGGGCCGTTGGCCGGGGCGGGGGGGCTGTTCGGGACGGGGGCCGACCTGCTGACCTTCGCGGCGGCGCACCTGGACGGCCACCTGGGCGAGGACTGGCGGGCGGTGACGCGCCCTCCCGGCCTGCCGCCCCACCTGACTGCCGTAGCGCCCGGCTGGTTCGAGTCGCGCGGCGTGTGGTGGCACGACGGGGTGGCGCGCGGCACCCGGACGGCGCTGGGCTTTCGCCCGGCGGACGGCGCCGCCGCGGTCCTCCTGGTGCGCGGCGGGCTGCCGCTGCTGGGCCTGCGGGGCGCCGTACCGATGGGGCTGCTGGCGCTGCTGCGGGCTTAA
- a CDS encoding S9 family peptidase: MTASPPRAAKKPITHTLHGETRPDDYHWLKTQGKTDPEVLGYLNAENVYLDAVMAPLRETQRVIYQELLSHVQERDDQPPVPEGSYAYFTRTEEGKAHPLFLRRPLNGGEEEVLLDLNALREREGHANVWVYQTRPSPDGRFWAYLLDTTGQEVFELRVLDTRTGELAESPLTGVGGWTLAWGADGSHLYSSRDDETQRAYQIWRHALGQPQDTDELLYQEDDPTFRVHAFLSENGNTLLIASEAGITSEWHALDAHDPHSRPEPILPRERGVEYSVTDGGDHWLALTNQGGATEFKLVTLPKGDGLTWADATEVWPHDPQRYLTGMHLFASHLLVSGREGGFSRLWVLPRTAQGYGAPRRVEFPEASYTVYIGPNHVFDTAVARIVYTSLTRPAEHLDLDLNTLRTTLVKATPVPNYDPSQYVAEQVWAAAGDGERVPVSLVRRKDTALPAPTLLYAYGSYGIPTDPEFRSTRLPLLDRGWVWAIAHIRGGSELGRRWYEAGRLAYKMNTFTDFIAAAEHLKASGVATDLVAMGRSAGGLLMGAVVNLRPDLFRAAFVGVPFVDVLSTMLDESIPLTTGEYDEWGNPNEPGAYATMREYSPYDNLKAGVYPHLFVSTGLNDPRVAYWEPAKYAARLRDLRQPGSGVLVLKTNMGAGHGGSSGRYDALNEAAEEYAFALAAVGGRLEETEQ, translated from the coding sequence ATGACCGCCAGCCCGCCCCGCGCCGCGAAGAAGCCGATCACCCACACCCTGCACGGAGAGACCCGCCCCGACGACTACCACTGGCTCAAGACCCAGGGCAAGACCGACCCCGAGGTGCTGGGCTACCTGAACGCTGAAAATGTCTATCTGGACGCGGTGATGGCGCCCCTGCGGGAGACGCAGCGGGTGATCTACCAGGAACTCCTCTCCCACGTGCAGGAGCGCGACGACCAGCCGCCCGTGCCGGAGGGGAGCTACGCCTACTTCACCCGCACGGAGGAGGGAAAGGCCCACCCCCTCTTCCTGCGCCGCCCGCTGAACGGGGGAGAGGAGGAGGTGCTCCTCGACCTGAACGCCCTGAGGGAGCGCGAGGGCCACGCGAACGTGTGGGTGTATCAGACCCGCCCCAGCCCGGACGGGCGCTTCTGGGCCTACCTCCTCGACACGACCGGGCAGGAGGTCTTCGAGCTGCGCGTGCTGGACACGCGGACGGGCGAACTGGCCGAGTCTCCCCTCACGGGCGTGGGCGGCTGGACGCTCGCCTGGGGCGCGGACGGCTCGCACCTGTACTCCTCCCGCGACGACGAGACCCAGCGGGCGTATCAAATCTGGCGGCACGCGCTGGGGCAGCCCCAGGACACTGACGAACTGCTCTATCAGGAGGACGACCCGACCTTCCGCGTGCATGCCTTCCTCTCCGAGAACGGGAACACGCTGCTGATCGCCAGCGAGGCGGGCATCACGTCCGAGTGGCACGCCCTGGACGCCCACGACCCGCACTCGCGCCCGGAACCTATCCTGCCCCGCGAGCGCGGCGTCGAGTATTCGGTGACGGACGGCGGCGACCACTGGCTCGCCCTGACGAACCAGGGAGGGGCGACCGAGTTCAAGCTCGTGACCCTGCCGAAAGGGGACGGCCTGACCTGGGCGGACGCCACGGAGGTTTGGCCGCACGACCCGCAGCGCTACCTCACCGGGATGCACCTCTTCGCCTCGCACCTGCTCGTCTCCGGTCGGGAAGGAGGCTTCTCCCGCCTGTGGGTGCTGCCCCGCACGGCGCAGGGTTACGGCGCGCCCCGCCGCGTCGAGTTCCCCGAGGCGAGTTACACCGTCTACATCGGTCCCAACCACGTCTTCGACACGGCTGTGGCCCGGATCGTGTACACCAGCCTCACCCGGCCCGCCGAGCATCTGGACCTCGACCTGAACACCTTGCGGACCACGCTCGTCAAGGCCACGCCCGTGCCCAACTACGACCCCTCGCAGTACGTGGCCGAGCAGGTGTGGGCGGCGGCGGGGGACGGCGAGCGGGTGCCCGTCAGCCTGGTGCGCCGGAAAGACACCGCTCTGCCCGCGCCGACGCTGCTGTACGCCTACGGCAGCTACGGCATCCCCACCGACCCTGAATTCCGCTCGACCCGCCTGCCGCTGCTCGACCGGGGCTGGGTGTGGGCCATCGCCCACATCCGGGGCGGCTCCGAACTGGGCCGCCGCTGGTACGAGGCCGGGCGGCTCGCGTACAAGATGAACACCTTCACCGACTTCATCGCCGCCGCCGAGCACCTGAAGGCGTCCGGTGTGGCGACTGACCTCGTGGCGATGGGCCGCAGCGCGGGTGGCCTGCTGATGGGCGCCGTGGTCAACCTGCGCCCCGACCTCTTCCGGGCGGCCTTTGTCGGCGTGCCCTTCGTGGACGTGCTTTCCACCATGCTCGACGAGTCCATTCCCCTGACGACCGGCGAGTACGACGAATGGGGCAACCCGAACGAGCCGGGCGCCTACGCCACCATGCGCGAGTACAGCCCCTACGACAACCTGAAGGCGGGCGTGTACCCCCACCTCTTCGTCTCCACGGGCCTGAACGACCCGCGCGTGGCGTACTGGGAACCCGCCAAGTACGCCGCCCGACTGCGCGACCTGCGGCAGCCCGGCAGCGGCGTGCTCGTCCTCAAGACGAACATGGGGGCGGGCCACGGCGGCTCCAGCGGGCGCTACGACGCCCTGAACGAGGCCGCCGAGGAGTACGCCTTCGCACTTGCAGCGGTGGGGGGGCGGCTGGAGGAGACGGAGCAATAA